The Pseudomonas fluorescens genome segment CGTAAACTCGATACCTGACGCCTCCAGTCGCTGGCGCAGGCAATGGTCGAATGCACTGCCTGCGCCAGTTCATGCAGAGATTTATCCGGATACAAGGAGAATCGTCATGCCTCGTGGAAGCAAAGCCAAATACACTGAAGAGCAAAAGCGCAAAGCCAAACACATCGAAGACAGCTATCAGAACAAAGGGATGTCCAAGGACGAAGCTGAAGCCCGCGCCTGGGCAACGGTGAACAAACAGTCCGGAGGCGGTGAGAAGGCCGGAGGTTCCGGGCGCCGCAAACCTGCCGGCGCCAAGGCCGAGGATCGCAAGGAATCGGCGCGGCGCGCGGCGGTGAGTCGTGAAGGGCATTCGCGCGACAGCAAGGCTTCGCGCGAAGTGCAGACGGTCGACAGCCTGCGAAAGGAGGCCCGCGAACGGAAGATTCCCGGGCGCTCGTCGATGCGCAAGGATGAGTTGATTGCGGCATTGCGCAAGGCGAGTTGAATCAGGCTTTGCGCTGAATATTCTGGCCTTTTCGCGATCGATCAGTGATCGCAAGTCTCACGGATCAGCGCATCGACTTGGGCAGTCCCCGGTGCGGTCGCCGGGCCCCAGCGGGTGACGGCCAACGCAGCCGCGGCGTTGGCGCGCCTTGCGGCTTCGTGAGCGGACAGCCCTCGCGCCAGTCCAGCGACGAATACGCCTGCATGCGCGTCACCCGCGCCGTTGCTGTCCACGGCTTGCACTTTGAAACCCGGTACATGCCGGCGTTCGCCGCGCTGGTGAGTCCAGCAACCCTGCGGGCCGTCGCGCACCACCATCAGCACATCCTGTGGCAGGTGCACGGCCAAGCGGTCCAGCGCTGTTTCGATGTCCGCCGCGCCTGTGAAACGCAGCGCCTCGACGCTGTTGCTGGTCCACACATCGATGCGCGGCAGCAACGCCTGCATCATCGGTGAGTCCGGCGATTCCACCAGCGGGCCCGGATCGAACACCACGTTGATCGTCCTCGGCAGCGCCAGCGTCCAGTCCAGCAACGCCTGGGCCTTGCCGCTGTGCAGCAGGCTGTAGCCGCTGACGTAGACGTAGTCCCCCGCCTCGGCTGCAACGCTGTTCAGCTCCGCCGCCGTGACCTCGCCTTCAGCGCCGATGTAGGAAATGAAACTGCGCTCGGCGGACGCATCGGTCAGCGCCACGCAGATCCCGGTGTCACGCTCTGCAGGCTGGTCGATGCCCATGCGGATGCCTTCGGCGTTCATCGCCTGCCGCGCCAGATCGCCGAACCGACCGTTGCCGTGGCGGCCGAGATAGACCACCGGCAAGCCATTGCGCGCGGCGGCGGCCATCACATTGAAGCCGCCGCCGGCTTCGAAACTGGCGGACTGCGCCAGCACGTCACCGCCAATTTGCGGCAGCGCATCCACGGCCATGACCAGGTCAATGATGACCTGGCCGGTGTGCAACATCTTAGGCATGAGCATTCTCGGATTGCGCAGCGCGGCGATCTCTCGCCCCGCCGAGTACGAAGTAAATGCCGCCGGCGACCACGAAGGTCACGATCCAGCCGAGGCCGTTGTGGCCCAGCCACGAGTCGGACAGGAAACCCTTGAACCAGACATTTTCAGCCGTGGTGCCGATGGTGGTGAAACTGAAGCCCAGCACGATGGCAATCGCCCACGCGCCGAATGCGCGCCACTCGATGCCGCCGCTGTACCAGTAGGCGCTGCTCGGGCTGACGTCGAGCAGATCTTTGGGGCTGTAGTAGTGACGGTGAATCAGGTCGACCACGAAGATCCCGACCCACGCGGTGATCGGTACCGCCAGCAGCGAAATGAAAGTGATGAACGGGCCGTAGAAACTGTCGGCGATCAGCATGAAGTAGATCGAACCGGCGAAGATCGCGACGATGTCGACCACCACCGCGTACACGCGTTTGACCTTCAGGCCGAGGGTCAGCGTGGTCAGGCCGGCGGAATACACCGACAGGTTGTTCGACAGCAACAGACCACCGAACGCGGTGATCAGATACGGCACAGCCATCCAGGTGGGCAGCATGTCGCGGATCGCCACGATCGGGTCAGTCGCCGACGCCAGGTCGTTGTTGCCCACCGAGAGCAGGCCGCCGAGGGTGATCAGCAGTACCAGCGGAATACCCGCACCGAATGCTGCAGATGCAACCAGGCGCACGGCTTTGACGCTGCGATGCTGATAGCGCGACATGTCGGCGCCGGCGTTGGCCCAGCCGATCCCGGTGCCGGCGGCCATGGTGCCGATGCCGATGATCATCGCGCTCATCGGCGCTGGCGTGGCATTGAACACCGCGCTCCAGTCGATGGTCGCGCAGAGGAAGCCGCCGACCAGAATGTTCAGCGCGCCGAACACGTAGGTCGCCCATTTCTGGATCACCAGCAAGGTGGCGTGGCCGAGGCCGGAAACCGACAAGGTCAGCAACACGAAAATCGCGATGAAAATCAGGGTCAACACCGGCGCGCTTTTGGCTTCAACCGGCGAGCCAAACAGGATCGAGCACAACGACAACAGCACGAACGCCGCGGTGGTGGTATTGACCGTTTCCCAGCCCAGGCGCGACATCAGCGACACCAGCGTCGGGCCGATATTGCCGCGCACACCGAAGATCGCCCGGGACAACGTCAGGCTCGGCGCACGACCGCGGCGGCCGGCAATCGAGATGATCCCCACCACCGCGAACGAACCGGCAGCACCGAGAATGGCGACGATAATCGCCTGCCAGATCGCCAGGCCGCGAAACGCAACCAGCGTGGCGCCCAGCGGCAGGCCGAGGATGGAAATGTTGGCCGCGAACCAGACCCAGAACAGTTGCAGCGGATGGCCGTTGCACTCGCCTTCCGGCACCGGTTCGATGCCCCGGGTTTCCAGTTGCCCGGCGCTTTGCCCGGCGTTCGATGAACTCATGAAAAATGCTCCTGTTTGCCTTTATTGTGGTTGTGGCAATGACGCAGAACGACCAGACATCCCGCCCTTCCTGGGCCTGTCTGCGCGATCCATTGCGGGTGAAAATTCGAGATTTGTGGTGCGCCATTTCGCGATGACGCCAGTTCAATCAGCGCAAGGCCAACAGCCCCTGCACCAACGGTTCCAGCTCCAGATCGTTGACGGCCTTCACCGTCTCGATCATCGGTGCCGGCCAGCTCTGCAGGCCCAGGCAGGCCCCGAGCATGGCGCCGAGAATCGCGGCGATGGTATCGGTGTCGCCACCCAGGCTCGCGGCCATGCACAGCGCATCGAACGGCGTCATTTCACCGACCGCGACTTGCTGCGCGAGGGCGAACGACACCACCACCGATTCCTGCGAGGCCACCGAGGTGCCGATCACGTCGTACAGCAGATCCGCGAGCAACACCGGGTCGCTCTCGACACTGATGCTGCGCGCCCAACTGATCCGCGAAGCGATGCGCCCACCGGCCACCCAGTGCCCGTGGGTTTCCGCTTGCTGAGCGATCTGTTGGCCGAGGTTCAGCGCCGCGCCCAGATCGAGGCCGTTGATGCCGGCCGAAACCACCGCCGCCACCGCTGCCGCGCTGGAAATCCCCAGCGTGGTGTTGTGAGTGACCTGACAGGCCTGCACCACCGCCGCGATGAAGCGCTCCGGATCGGCGACATCCGCCGCGATCCCCACCGGGGTGATGCGCATCGCTGCGCCGTTGGTGGTGCCGTAGCGCCCGGCCTCTTCCGGCGAATGGCCGGCGAGGATCATTTCGATTGCACGTTTGGTCGACGGACCGAGCAAGTCCTGCGAGCCCTTGGCCTGCATCTCGGCTTCCCATTCGATCAACCGTTGCGCGAGCACCGCCGGCTCGATCCGGCCCTTGCCTTCGATCAGCAACTCGCCGACCAGAATCGCCTGTTCGGTGTCGTCAGTGATCGAGCCTTTGGGCATGTTCGCGGCAATCGGTTGCAAGGGGCCGGCATCTTGCAGATCGGTGATCTGGCCGAAGCGCTGCTTGATGGCTTCGCGGTTCAGCGATTGCGTCGGCATGCCCAGCGCGTCGCCCAGGGCCAGGCCATAAAACGCGCCCAGGGCACGGTCGAGGGCGGTCATTTCGATTCTCCAAATTGCAGGTGCAGACGGAAATGCACCGGGTCGAGCAGGCTTTCAACTTGCTCCATGAAGCGGTTTTGCCGGTCGTAAGTGGTGCGCAGCGCTTTCAGAAACACCGTGCCTTCAGGGCGCCCGAGCAGTTCGGCATCGACAGCGTTGAGCGGCTCGGCGCCGATCCACTGGTCGCCGCGCTCGCCGATGTAACCGTAGGCGGCCAGGGTGATGGTCAGGGAGTTATCGATCAGGCCGACTCGCGGCAGGCTTTCCAGGCCTCCGCTGGCGGGCATCAGAGAGCGTTCAAGGGACACCGCCGTGCCATCGTTGGAACGGCGGCGACGTTCGAGAAGAATGAATTGATCGGAGCCGAAACGCGGCAGCAGATCCTCGCGGGTCACGGCTTCCAGGCGCAACACGTCGGTATTGATCATCGCCCCGCTGTCGGCCAAGGCCTGAGCCCAGCCACTGCGCTGATCCAGCGCCACCCCGTCAAACGTGACGATGGAACCGACCCCGCTTTGCGTGGCGATGTAATTGCGCCGCTTCAGTTCGGCCAACGCTTCGCGCAACGTGCCACGGCTGACGTTGAATTCCTGAGCCAACTGATGCTCGCCGGGCAACAGAAAGCCGTCCTCCATGAGGCCGCTTTCGATGCGTCGGACGAGCTCGTCGACCACCCGTTGTTTCTTGTCAAATCGTACCTGTCTAATCATGTACAAAGTGATAACCGAAACGGGTTGGGACGGGCAAGGGAAATTTTGGGTGGGGTGACGGAAGGCGGGAAGATCAAGAGCGCCCTCATCGGAACGCCGCCCGCCTAGCCCTCTCCCGAGGGAGAGGGGACTGAATGGGGGATATTCGGGAGGTACGCCGACCTGAAAAGGCTTTGCCGAATCCTTAATCGACTGGATTCTTCAGGTCAATGTAGAGTGCAAGACACCTCGGTCGGCTCCCTCTCCCTCCGGGAAAGGGCTGGGGTGAGGGAGCTTTTGATCTTAGCGTTGCTTGAGACGGTCGATAACCACAGCCAGCAGCAGAATCGACCCTCGAATCACGTACTGGTAGAACGTGTCGATATTCTTCAGGTTCATCGCATTCTCGATAATCGCCAGAATCAAGACCCCGGCAATCACATGCCGGATCATCCCGATCCCGCCACTCAGCGACACTCCGCCCAGCACGCAGGCCGAAATCACCGTCAGCTCAAAACCCTGGCCGATCATCGGCTGACCCGAAGTCATCCGCGACGCCAGAATCACCCCGGCCAACGCACCAATCACCCCATGCACGGCGAAGATGATGATCTTGGTTCGATCAACATTCACCCCCGCCAGCAACGCCGCTTCCTGGTTGCCGCCGATGGCCATGGTGTTGCGCCCGTAGGTCGTGTAGTTCAGCAACCAGCCAAAAAACAGGAAGCAGACGATGGTAATCAGAATCGGCACCGGTACGCCGAACAACTGGCCGTTGCCGAACACGAAAAACGATTCCTGCGATACGCCCACCGCTTTGCCATTGGCAAAGATGTAAGCCAGGCCACGGACGATCTGCATGGTCGCCAGCGTCGTGATCAGCGCATTGACCCGCAACTTGGCGATCACGATGCCGTTGATCAGGCCGACGATCAGGCCCATCACCAGCGCCGCGCTGACGCCGAGAAACACGCTGTTGGTGTCGCGCATCACCACCGCTGCGACCACCCCGGCGCAGGCAATCACCGACCCCACCGACAAGTCGAAGTGCCCCGACGCCAGGCAATACAACATGGTGCACGCGGCGATCCCGGTGGTGGAAATCGCCAGGCCCAGGCCACGCATGTTCAGCGGCGAGAGGAAGTTGTCGATCAGCAAGGTGCAGGCGACAAAAATGCCCACCGCC includes the following:
- a CDS encoding PfkB family carbohydrate kinase — protein: MPKMLHTGQVIIDLVMAVDALPQIGGDVLAQSASFEAGGGFNVMAAAARNGLPVVYLGRHGNGRFGDLARQAMNAEGIRMGIDQPAERDTGICVALTDASAERSFISYIGAEGEVTAAELNSVAAEAGDYVYVSGYSLLHSGKAQALLDWTLALPRTINVVFDPGPLVESPDSPMMQALLPRIDVWTSNSVEALRFTGAADIETALDRLAVHLPQDVLMVVRDGPQGCWTHQRGERRHVPGFKVQAVDSNGAGDAHAGVFVAGLARGLSAHEAARRANAAAALAVTRWGPATAPGTAQVDALIRETCDH
- a CDS encoding GntR family transcriptional regulator, whose protein sequence is MIRQVRFDKKQRVVDELVRRIESGLMEDGFLLPGEHQLAQEFNVSRGTLREALAELKRRNYIATQSGVGSIVTFDGVALDQRSGWAQALADSGAMINTDVLRLEAVTREDLLPRFGSDQFILLERRRRSNDGTAVSLERSLMPASGGLESLPRVGLIDNSLTITLAAYGYIGERGDQWIGAEPLNAVDAELLGRPEGTVFLKALRTTYDRQNRFMEQVESLLDPVHFRLHLQFGESK
- a CDS encoding Rho termination factor N-terminal domain-containing protein; translation: MPRGSKAKYTEEQKRKAKHIEDSYQNKGMSKDEAEARAWATVNKQSGGGEKAGGSGRRKPAGAKAEDRKESARRAAVSREGHSRDSKASREVQTVDSLRKEARERKIPGRSSMRKDELIAALRKAS
- a CDS encoding ADP-ribosylglycohydrolase family protein, which codes for MTALDRALGAFYGLALGDALGMPTQSLNREAIKQRFGQITDLQDAGPLQPIAANMPKGSITDDTEQAILVGELLIEGKGRIEPAVLAQRLIEWEAEMQAKGSQDLLGPSTKRAIEMILAGHSPEEAGRYGTTNGAAMRITPVGIAADVADPERFIAAVVQACQVTHNTTLGISSAAAVAAVVSAGINGLDLGAALNLGQQIAQQAETHGHWVAGGRIASRISWARSISVESDPVLLADLLYDVIGTSVASQESVVVSFALAQQVAVGEMTPFDALCMAASLGGDTDTIAAILGAMLGACLGLQSWPAPMIETVKAVNDLELEPLVQGLLALR
- a CDS encoding purine-cytosine permease family protein, with the protein product MSSSNAGQSAGQLETRGIEPVPEGECNGHPLQLFWVWFAANISILGLPLGATLVAFRGLAIWQAIIVAILGAAGSFAVVGIISIAGRRGRAPSLTLSRAIFGVRGNIGPTLVSLMSRLGWETVNTTTAAFVLLSLCSILFGSPVEAKSAPVLTLIFIAIFVLLTLSVSGLGHATLLVIQKWATYVFGALNILVGGFLCATIDWSAVFNATPAPMSAMIIGIGTMAAGTGIGWANAGADMSRYQHRSVKAVRLVASAAFGAGIPLVLLITLGGLLSVGNNDLASATDPIVAIRDMLPTWMAVPYLITAFGGLLLSNNLSVYSAGLTTLTLGLKVKRVYAVVVDIVAIFAGSIYFMLIADSFYGPFITFISLLAVPITAWVGIFVVDLIHRHYYSPKDLLDVSPSSAYWYSGGIEWRAFGAWAIAIVLGFSFTTIGTTAENVWFKGFLSDSWLGHNGLGWIVTFVVAGGIYFVLGGARDRRAAQSENAHA
- the araH gene encoding L-arabinose ABC transporter permease AraH, producing MTTQNETLPTERKPLDMRRFLDDWVMLLAAVGIFVACTLLIDNFLSPLNMRGLGLAISTTGIAACTMLYCLASGHFDLSVGSVIACAGVVAAVVMRDTNSVFLGVSAALVMGLIVGLINGIVIAKLRVNALITTLATMQIVRGLAYIFANGKAVGVSQESFFVFGNGQLFGVPVPILITIVCFLFFGWLLNYTTYGRNTMAIGGNQEAALLAGVNVDRTKIIIFAVHGVIGALAGVILASRMTSGQPMIGQGFELTVISACVLGGVSLSGGIGMIRHVIAGVLILAIIENAMNLKNIDTFYQYVIRGSILLLAVVIDRLKQR